Below is a genomic region from uncultured Desulfovibrio sp..
TAATGGGAAAGGGCATGGCGTGGATGGATTCTTCGGGCAGGCAGGCCTTGCGGGCCACCTTGCGCAGGGCTTCCGGGCTGATGTCCGTGATGCCTATATCGCTCAGGCACACAGGCAGGCCCACTGAGGTGCAAAAACCCAGCACTTCGTCCAGTTCTTCCGTGGGGGCGTTTTCCAGCACCAGTTGCACCAGCGTGCCAAAAGCGACCTTTTCGCCGTGCAGGTAGGTGTGAGTTTCTTCCAGCGCGGTCAGGCCATCATGGATGGCGTGGGCTGCCGCCAGACCGCCGCTCTCAAAGCCCAGGCCGGAAAGCAGGGAGTTGGCTTCAATGATGTTTTCCAGCGCTGGCGTCGCCATCTTGGCCTGACTGGCCAGCACGGCCTTGTAGCCGTCTTCCAGCAGGGTGCGGTAGCAGGTGGCTGCAAGGGCTTGCGCTGCAAGGGTCCCTCTGGCCGGGGGGCAGTCGCCCGTGCGCGCGCCACAGGGCAGTCCCGCGTTTACGGGGGCGCACGAACGCACGTTGGCCCGCGCCTCGAAATAGGTGGAAAGGGCATCGCCCATGCCCGACACCAGATAGCGCACCGGCGAAGCGGCAATGATGGAAACATCCATCAGCACCACATCGGGATTGCGGGGAAAATAGGCGTAGTCTTCCATTTCGCCGTCTGGCGTGTAGATCACCGCAGAATGGCTCGTGGGCGCGTCCGTAGCCGCTGTGGTGGGCACCACAATGACCCCCTGCCCCGCCGCCACGCAACGCGCCGTGTCCAGCGCCTTGCCGCCGCCAAGCCCCACGGTGCAGTGACAGGAATGCTGACGCGCCAGCTCACCAAGACGGGCGATTTCAACGCGCGAGCATTCGCCCTGAAATTCCGTTTCCACAAAGGTCACGCCAAATTTGGCCGCTGTGGCGTCCAGCGTCTGGCGCACCCTGTTCACGCTGCTTTCCGTGGCTACCAGCAAGGCCTTTGTGCCGTACTGCCGCACAAAATACCCAAGGTTGAGCAGTTCGTTCTCGCCCTGCACATACTTGGACGGACAGATAAACGCTCTTCTCATGGCATGCTCCGCTTCCGGCAATTGCGCCGGCATTGCAGGTTTGAATCCTGACTGGGCCTACGCATCTTCCTTCACACCCAGCAGGGCGCGGGCATAATCCTCGCCGCTGAAGGGGCGCAGGTCTTCCATTTTTTCGCCAAGGCCCACATAGGTGATGGGCAGGTGATGCTGCATGGCAACGGCAATGGCTACGCCGCCCTTGGCCGTGCCGTCGAGCTTGGTGATGATGAGTTCATCAATGCCCGCAGCTTCCTTGAACAGTTTGGTTTGCGAAAGGGCGTTCTGCCCGGTGGTGGCGTCGATTACCAGAATGGAGCGATGCGGCGCGCCCGCATGCTTTTTGCCCAGCACCTGACGGATCTTGCTCAGCTCTTCCATCAGGTTGACCTTGGTCTGCAAGCGGCCTGCGGTGTCCACATAGAGCACATCCACACCTTCCTGAAGCGCACGGTCCATAGCCTCGTAAGCCACGGCGGCAGGGTCTGAACCAGCGGTGCGCGCATGGAACAGCGCCCCCACGCGCCCGGCCCAGACCTGCAACTGCTCAATGGCGGCGGCGCGGAAGGTATCGGCGGCGGCAATCATGACCTTTTTGCCCTGCATGCGGTCGCGATGGGCCAGCTTGGCAATGGTGGTGGTCTTGCCCACGCCGTTGACGCCGATCATCAGCACAACTTCGGGCTGGTTAACGGCTGCGATGCGGCGCGGCGCGCGAAAGATCTCTTCCACTTCGGCCATGAGCAGTTGGCGCACTTTGGTGGATTCCGTAACCTTTTCCTTGCGGGCGCGCTCTTTCAGACGCTCCACCAGTTCAATGGAGGGTTCGTAGCCAAGATCGGCCATGATAAAAAGTTCTTCCAGTTCTTCCCAGAAGGCGTCGTCCAGTTCGCCATGCCCGGCAAACAACGCGTCCAGCCCCTTGGAAAACTGCTCGCGGGTACGCGAAAGCCCCTGGCTGATCTTGAGAAACAGGCGGTTGCGCTCGTCCTCTTCGTCTTCCATATCAAGGGCGAGAGCCAGACGATACTGCAATTCAGAACGGAATTCCTCCACCTGCCGATAATCCATGCGGGCGAGCCATTCCTGAAAATCACGCACAAAGTTCTGCGCTTCGGCCTCCGGGGCATCAAGGGCCCGCAGCAAAAAGAACAGACGCTGCCACAACAGGTCGCCCGCCTCATCCACGCCCTCAAGCACGATGCCAAGCCATACGGAAAGCCGTGGCTCGGCCTCGCGCAGCCGCAGGGTCAGGGCCTCATCAGCGGCAGATGCCGCAAAGGGCTGGGCAGTGGCTTCTGCCGCAGGTTTCGCAGCAGGTTCTGCAAGGGATTCAGTTGCGGCAACACCAGCTGCGCCTGCATCTGCGCTAATTTCTGCGGGCGCTTCATGCGCCGCATTGGCCGCATCTTCCGCGCCGCCGAACATTTTTTTTATGGCAGAGAAAAAACCCATATGATCTCCTTATCTTCCGCCCTCTTGCACCGAGGGTTTGCTTTCCTTGCGGGCCGTTTGTGTTTCCAGCGCTCCCAGCACTTCGCGCAACGCCAGCACGCATTCTTCCACGGCCAGAGCCGCAGAAGCGGCGTCTGTATCATTCACGGCCCACTGCATTGCATGCGCGGTAGAGGCCAGCCGCTCCGCGCCCACGCAGGGCGCTGCTTTTTCAAGAATCCGCCCAAGGCGGCACAGGTTATCGGCATCTTCCAGCGCATAGAGGCGCAGCAGTAGATCAGGGGCAGGGGCAAACGTTCTGCCGAACATGCCCGCCGTAACGCGCCAGGCTTCGGGGCGGCGCAACAAAAAGGCCCGCCCAAGCTCGGCGCTCACAACAGCCCCGGCTGCGATATCTTCGCTCAGGGGCGCGGCGCTTCCGCCCTGCGCCTCTGCGGCTGGCTGCGGTGATGCCTCATGACTGCGGGCTG
It encodes:
- the ftsY gene encoding signal recognition particle-docking protein FtsY, with the protein product MGFFSAIKKMFGGAEDAANAAHEAPAEISADAGAAGVAATESLAEPAAKPAAEATAQPFAASAADEALTLRLREAEPRLSVWLGIVLEGVDEAGDLLWQRLFFLLRALDAPEAEAQNFVRDFQEWLARMDYRQVEEFRSELQYRLALALDMEDEEDERNRLFLKISQGLSRTREQFSKGLDALFAGHGELDDAFWEELEELFIMADLGYEPSIELVERLKERARKEKVTESTKVRQLLMAEVEEIFRAPRRIAAVNQPEVVLMIGVNGVGKTTTIAKLAHRDRMQGKKVMIAAADTFRAAAIEQLQVWAGRVGALFHARTAGSDPAAVAYEAMDRALQEGVDVLYVDTAGRLQTKVNLMEELSKIRQVLGKKHAGAPHRSILVIDATTGQNALSQTKLFKEAAGIDELIITKLDGTAKGGVAIAVAMQHHLPITYVGLGEKMEDLRPFSGEDYARALLGVKEDA
- a CDS encoding glycerol dehydrogenase, with the translated sequence MRRAFICPSKYVQGENELLNLGYFVRQYGTKALLVATESSVNRVRQTLDATAAKFGVTFVETEFQGECSRVEIARLGELARQHSCHCTVGLGGGKALDTARCVAAGQGVIVVPTTAATDAPTSHSAVIYTPDGEMEDYAYFPRNPDVVLMDVSIIAASPVRYLVSGMGDALSTYFEARANVRSCAPVNAGLPCGARTGDCPPARGTLAAQALAATCYRTLLEDGYKAVLASQAKMATPALENIIEANSLLSGLGFESGGLAAAHAIHDGLTALEETHTYLHGEKVAFGTLVQLVLENAPTEELDEVLGFCTSVGLPVCLSDIGITDISPEALRKVARKACLPEESIHAMPFPITEESVAAAIMAADALGNAFRS